Proteins encoded in a region of the Candidatus Obscuribacter sp. genome:
- the accB gene encoding acetyl-CoA carboxylase biotin carboxyl carrier protein, whose product MDLQQIKELLGIVSSTDVTELTIEFGDQKITVKKEKQAPTTIEIPMGQMMTQARPAVSLVDQAAPQPVAANAPAPAPVKVEAVTSSNHNEDNGTANTVAITSPMVGTFYQSPSPTAAAFCKVGDRVSVGQTVCIIEAMKLMNDLPSEVSGKIVKICVENGTTVEYGQTLYLVDPKG is encoded by the coding sequence ATAGATTTGCAGCAAATAAAAGAGTTGCTCGGCATAGTCAGCAGTACTGACGTGACTGAGTTGACTATCGAATTTGGCGACCAAAAAATAACGGTCAAAAAAGAGAAGCAAGCACCAACGACCATTGAAATACCAATGGGTCAGATGATGACGCAAGCTCGTCCGGCTGTAAGTCTCGTCGATCAAGCAGCACCACAGCCAGTGGCTGCTAACGCACCGGCACCGGCGCCAGTCAAAGTTGAGGCAGTGACCAGTAGCAATCACAATGAAGATAATGGCACAGCCAATACTGTCGCTATTACTTCACCAATGGTTGGTACGTTCTATCAATCACCCTCGCCAACAGCTGCGGCATTTTGCAAAGTCGGTGACCGTGTTAGTGTCGGACAGACTGTCTGCATTATCGAAGCGATGAAATTGATGAATGATTTGCCTTCAGAAGTGAGCGGCAAAATTGTCAAAATATGCGTCGAGAACGGCACCACGGTAGAGTACGGACAGACACTCTATCTGGTCGATCCCAAAGGCTAA
- the efp gene encoding elongation factor P: MISSNDFRTGVTILYNNGIWQVVEFMHVKPGKGAAFVRTKLKNVESGNVLEQTFRAGEKLPTAIIEKSEFQFLYKSAENYTMMDQMNFEQMDMSAEQIGSGVEFLKEGLEGITVMRFNEKVIGVELPNTVELEVKETAPDERGDTSSGGGKPATLETGAVITVPFHIKVGDKLKVDTRNRKYLTRV, from the coding sequence ATGATTTCAAGTAATGATTTTCGTACCGGTGTGACCATCCTTTATAACAACGGCATCTGGCAAGTTGTTGAGTTTATGCACGTAAAACCTGGCAAAGGCGCAGCTTTTGTCCGCACCAAGCTAAAAAACGTAGAGAGTGGCAACGTGCTTGAGCAAACATTTAGAGCTGGTGAAAAATTGCCCACAGCCATCATCGAAAAATCAGAGTTTCAGTTTCTCTACAAGTCAGCTGAAAATTACACAATGATGGACCAAATGAATTTTGAGCAGATGGATATGTCTGCTGAGCAGATTGGTTCTGGCGTTGAGTTTCTCAAAGAAGGACTGGAAGGCATCACTGTGATGCGCTTCAACGAAAAGGTAATCGGCGTAGAATTGCCCAACACAGTCGAACTAGAAGTAAAAGAAACCGCTCCTGATGAACGCGGTGATACCAGCTCCGGTGGCGGTAAACCTGCTACCCTTGAGACTGGTGCAGTAATTACAGTACCTTTCCACATCAAAGTGGGTGACAAACTCAAGGTCGATACACGTAACCGTAAGTATCTGACCCGCGTTTAA
- a CDS encoding valine--tRNA ligase yields MINSPVNTQEEAPKGGNAYVPKEVEERWTSYWHENKLFNLDIHPDKPRFSIALPPPNITGNLHMGHALNGTIQDVLIRLKRMQGYSVLWQPGTDHAGISTQMVVERKLKSEGINRHKLGRDAFIAKVWEWRRQYGDTIMSQYRSLGVSFSWDRVAFTMDESYVKAIYKAFVTLYKDGFIYRGNRVTNWCPRCMTSLSDLEVQHDDTKGFLYHIKYKLADAKSESDGLVVATTRPETLFGDVAVAVHPSDDRYKAFIGKTVLLPLTGRPIPVIADNYVEREFGTGALKITPAHDANDFEVGVRHNLDKPVVIDPKGHLTDSEYVPADLHGKERFAARKEVVAKLEEAGLLLEAKNYDHGVGTCERCNTVIEPLLSDQWYLSMKELAEPAITAVEEERVQFIPDRYASTYLDWMRNIKDWCISRQLWWGHRIPIWTCQKCNTVDAFESAPETCPKCGASGDQLLQDEDVLDTWFSSALWPFATLGWPDETKELKLFYPTTVLSTARDIINLWVARMIFMSMKFMKTIPFKHVLVHPVIQTGDGKRMSKSKGNAVDPLDMIAKYGADACRFWFMSMGIKGDQDVRFREEKLEEYKRFANKLWNAGRFTLTQLEGYSPRGFNLEKLTLADKWILHRYNVMLDLIAMHFGDYDFDNAARVIHEFTWDCFCDWYLEIAKIQLGREKESGEEGQTKAVLATVFEGLMRALHPIMPFITEELWSKIPKSSFVPKDFQSVMFAAYPRPDENLINDEAEEEMELLIRVIRSIRNIRQTYNVPASSQAEVMITCLDEHEMQTLVTGREYIERMARVSPLDIQMDCTPPQMAACEAVSRVNIYVPLAKLIDVTKTREKLLLRRQALEKDMAKNEQIMSNADFKAKAPPDKVATIENQKAELTKQIASIDAQLAVLEKA; encoded by the coding sequence ATGATTAATAGTCCAGTCAACACTCAAGAAGAAGCCCCCAAAGGCGGAAACGCTTATGTGCCCAAGGAAGTGGAAGAGCGCTGGACAAGCTACTGGCACGAGAACAAGCTTTTTAATCTGGATATTCATCCAGACAAGCCCCGCTTTTCAATTGCCCTGCCCCCGCCCAACATTACAGGCAATTTACATATGGGTCATGCCCTCAACGGCACAATCCAGGATGTCCTGATTCGCCTTAAACGCATGCAAGGTTACAGTGTGCTCTGGCAGCCTGGCACTGATCACGCTGGTATTTCCACCCAGATGGTGGTGGAGCGCAAACTTAAAAGCGAAGGTATCAATCGCCATAAGTTAGGACGCGATGCTTTTATCGCCAAAGTCTGGGAGTGGCGTCGTCAATACGGCGACACCATCATGTCGCAGTATCGCAGCCTGGGCGTTAGCTTTAGCTGGGATAGAGTTGCTTTTACGATGGACGAGAGTTATGTCAAAGCGATCTATAAAGCTTTTGTCACACTCTATAAAGATGGTTTTATCTATCGGGGCAACAGAGTCACCAATTGGTGCCCTCGCTGTATGACAAGTCTCTCCGACCTGGAAGTACAACATGACGATACCAAAGGCTTTTTGTATCACATCAAATATAAGCTTGCGGATGCAAAGTCAGAAAGTGATGGACTGGTAGTTGCCACCACAAGACCTGAGACACTCTTTGGTGACGTGGCTGTAGCGGTGCACCCATCTGACGATCGCTATAAAGCTTTTATTGGCAAGACTGTACTTTTACCTCTTACTGGTCGTCCTATCCCTGTTATCGCCGACAACTATGTCGAGCGCGAATTTGGTACTGGTGCCCTCAAAATCACACCAGCCCATGACGCCAATGACTTTGAAGTAGGTGTCAGACACAACCTAGACAAGCCAGTGGTAATTGACCCTAAAGGTCATCTCACTGATAGCGAGTATGTGCCAGCCGACTTGCATGGCAAAGAGCGCTTTGCCGCTCGCAAAGAAGTAGTGGCAAAACTGGAAGAAGCCGGTCTTTTGCTAGAAGCTAAAAATTACGACCATGGTGTTGGCACTTGTGAGCGCTGCAACACTGTGATTGAGCCACTACTATCAGATCAATGGTATCTCTCCATGAAGGAGCTGGCTGAGCCAGCAATCACGGCAGTAGAAGAAGAAAGAGTGCAGTTTATCCCGGATAGATATGCTTCTACTTATCTGGATTGGATGCGTAACATCAAAGACTGGTGTATCTCCAGACAACTCTGGTGGGGACATCGCATCCCTATTTGGACCTGCCAAAAATGCAATACAGTTGATGCCTTTGAGAGTGCTCCTGAGACCTGCCCCAAATGCGGTGCTAGTGGAGATCAGTTGCTCCAGGACGAAGACGTGCTCGACACCTGGTTTAGCTCAGCCCTCTGGCCCTTTGCCACTCTAGGCTGGCCTGACGAGACTAAAGAGCTCAAGCTCTTTTATCCAACCACAGTGCTATCTACAGCACGCGACATCATCAATCTCTGGGTAGCGCGCATGATCTTTATGAGCATGAAGTTCATGAAGACAATTCCCTTTAAGCACGTACTGGTCCACCCAGTTATCCAGACTGGTGATGGTAAGCGTATGTCTAAATCCAAAGGCAACGCAGTTGACCCTCTCGATATGATTGCTAAGTACGGCGCTGATGCTTGCCGCTTCTGGTTTATGTCGATGGGCATTAAAGGCGATCAAGACGTCAGATTTAGAGAAGAAAAGCTGGAAGAGTATAAGCGCTTTGCCAACAAACTCTGGAATGCTGGACGCTTTACCCTGACTCAGTTAGAAGGCTATAGCCCGAGAGGCTTTAATCTAGAAAAACTGACACTGGCAGACAAATGGATTTTGCACCGCTATAACGTCATGCTAGATCTTATCGCCATGCATTTTGGTGATTATGACTTTGACAATGCTGCCCGTGTTATCCACGAATTTACCTGGGATTGCTTTTGCGACTGGTATTTAGAAATAGCCAAAATCCAGCTAGGTAGAGAAAAAGAATCAGGCGAAGAAGGTCAAACAAAAGCCGTCCTGGCTACAGTATTTGAAGGACTGATGAGAGCACTGCATCCTATCATGCCTTTTATCACAGAAGAACTCTGGTCCAAAATACCCAAATCTAGTTTTGTGCCAAAAGACTTCCAGTCTGTAATGTTTGCTGCATATCCAAGACCTGACGAAAACCTGATTAACGACGAAGCCGAAGAAGAAATGGAACTCTTAATTAGAGTAATCCGTTCTATCCGCAATATTCGCCAGACTTATAACGTGCCAGCATCGAGTCAGGCCGAAGTAATGATCACCTGTCTTGATGAGCATGAAATGCAAACACTGGTCACCGGTCGCGAATACATTGAGCGCATGGCCAGAGTAAGCCCCCTCGATATCCAGATGGATTGCACGCCGCCACAAATGGCTGCTTGCGAGGCGGTAAGCAGGGTCAATATTTATGTGCCATTAGCCAAACTAATCGACGTCACAAAAACTAGAGAAAAACTCTTATTACGTCGTCAGGCCCTCGAAAAGGACATGGCTAAAAACGAGCAGATCATGAGCAATGCTGACTTTAAGGCAAAGGCTCCGCCGGACAAAGTAGCTACCATCGAAAATCAAAAAGCAGAACTGACCAAGCAAATTGCCAGTATCGATGCCCAGCTAGCAGTACTGGAAAAAGCCTAG
- a CDS encoding response regulator has translation MKVLIADQDANGVRLLDMVLKEEGFETIICQKGEEAFRRWQSNDFPPFIIMDPNLPDMPGIDLLKKLRNHERGKTTYVMFLTARGLRENIIQAFNQGVDEYMVKPFYAEELKARLKAGKRTILLQKQIQDRNILLEELVYAVTHDMRTPLIAMEMTMDQAQDNVYGELPADYKKILGTTKRSLQDLLSMVDNLLRVARYESGKIEHKKELTPLVTICQECIAELKPLWHRKNIACKLNTNVAQVELTIVRQDLKRVIFNLLDNAIKFTPSGGSIDLSVELIQGRVIVGVRDSGRGIAPEETKMVFDRFARAQGARHAPGTGLGLYMCRKVIEAHGGIVDCISRAGQGTTFSFMLPVANKSS, from the coding sequence TTGAAAGTACTAATCGCAGACCAGGACGCAAACGGCGTACGCTTACTTGATATGGTGCTCAAAGAAGAAGGATTTGAGACCATAATCTGTCAAAAGGGCGAAGAAGCATTTAGGCGCTGGCAATCCAATGACTTTCCTCCGTTTATTATCATGGATCCCAATTTGCCTGATATGCCAGGTATTGATTTACTCAAAAAGCTGCGCAACCATGAACGCGGCAAAACCACCTATGTGATGTTTTTGACAGCACGCGGTCTGCGCGAGAACATCATCCAGGCATTTAACCAGGGCGTTGATGAATACATGGTCAAGCCTTTTTATGCTGAAGAATTGAAAGCCCGCTTGAAGGCAGGCAAGCGCACAATACTCTTGCAAAAGCAGATCCAAGACCGCAATATCCTCTTAGAAGAACTGGTCTATGCCGTCACCCATGATATGCGCACACCGCTAATAGCCATGGAAATGACTATGGACCAGGCGCAGGACAATGTTTATGGCGAATTGCCAGCTGACTACAAAAAAATACTAGGCACGACTAAACGCTCGCTGCAAGACCTTTTATCTATGGTCGATAACCTGCTGAGAGTGGCGCGTTATGAGTCAGGCAAAATCGAACACAAAAAGGAATTGACCCCGCTTGTCACTATTTGCCAGGAATGTATCGCCGAACTGAAGCCACTCTGGCATCGCAAAAATATAGCCTGCAAATTAAATACCAATGTTGCTCAAGTTGAACTGACAATAGTGCGTCAAGACCTCAAACGAGTCATATTCAATCTCCTAGATAATGCCATTAAATTCACTCCTTCGGGTGGTTCAATCGATCTTTCGGTGGAACTGATACAAGGTAGAGTGATAGTCGGAGTAAGAGATAGCGGTCGCGGTATTGCCCCAGAAGAGACCAAAATGGTCTTTGATCGCTTTGCCCGGGCCCAGGGAGCCAGGCATGCGCCGGGCACTGGACTGGGTCTATACATGTGCCGCAAAGTAATCGAAGCCCACGGTGGCATTGTCGATTGTATTTCGAGGGCTGGTCAGGGCACGACTTTTAGCTTTATGCTGCCTGTTGCCAATAAATCATCATAG
- a CDS encoding response regulator transcription factor — protein sequence MTQFSVLIVEDNELMRQGLCAVLDRSTEFKVIGQAEDGEEAVRLALELKPDVIVMDIGLPFKNGIDATREIKAALPATNIVMLTSHDNDDEIFAALSAGAQGYCLKDCASARIKSALISVSQGAAWIDPRIAQKVLSVFGLSRHDKGDSSIATGEVDALPALDTQKSSVDTLSARERDVLRLMVDGASNKEISEKLIISVSTVRTHVEHILEKLAVTGRTQAAVKAMKEGLV from the coding sequence ATGACCCAGTTTAGCGTCCTGATAGTAGAAGACAATGAACTCATGAGGCAGGGACTCTGTGCCGTGCTTGATAGATCAACCGAGTTTAAGGTCATCGGTCAGGCCGAAGACGGTGAAGAAGCTGTACGTTTAGCCCTTGAGCTAAAGCCTGATGTGATTGTCATGGATATTGGACTGCCGTTTAAAAACGGTATTGATGCCACCCGTGAGATAAAGGCTGCGTTGCCAGCCACAAATATTGTCATGCTTACTTCTCACGATAATGATGACGAAATCTTTGCCGCCCTCTCGGCAGGCGCCCAGGGCTACTGTCTCAAAGACTGTGCTAGTGCTCGCATCAAGAGTGCTTTGATTTCGGTATCGCAAGGAGCGGCCTGGATTGACCCGCGTATAGCTCAAAAGGTGCTCTCGGTCTTCGGCCTATCGCGTCATGACAAAGGTGACTCGTCTATCGCCACTGGCGAAGTTGACGCTCTGCCTGCCCTGGATACTCAAAAGAGCTCGGTGGACACACTCTCTGCCCGTGAGCGCGATGTACTCAGGCTGATGGTGGACGGGGCTAGTAACAAAGAAATAAGCGAAAAGCTAATAATCAGTGTCTCTACTGTGCGCACCCATGTGGAGCACATACTAGAAAAGTTGGCCGTAACAGGACGTACCCAGGCCGCTGTAAAGGCTATGAAAGAAGGTCTGGTCTAA
- a CDS encoding transglycosylase domain-containing protein — protein MIKGILQLLIVFGTLGGTVVALLVVQEVMRLPDMSYLKNYKPVDSITIYDKNDKPIETIEQGMPRTVIAYKDIPKVMVEALLAAEDKHYFEHHGVSPLGIMRATFVNIKSLHMREGGSTITQQLAKNLFFMDVKRTAVIKLAETVAAYKIEERFSKEEIMSLYLTEIYFGSGARGIEQASRVYFGKTTNQLDLQEAAFLAGIIRSPSYLGSPKHRTEAIERQRQVLRAMQECNFITLEEEMKAEATPTVFRHVEIAHKSKPFLKFPYFTSYVLELVRTGFDEHAIGINGLKIFTTLDPVAQNIAERLLANEIRRAPQGIDEEALVALSVKDNAIRALVGGAHDYWDNQWNCATSPHTAGSSIKPFVYLTAFMSGILTPEGTVLDAPIEKEDKNGEKWTPKNYDGKYLGNITVRDALTQSRNMCTIRVTEQVGINSIISTMSAAGIKTHMAPTLALALGSSAVTPLELAGAYGTIARGGLATTPWTIRRIEDSRGKIISYYQPPICRVFPQEQVTWLIDILQDVVARGTGTQARLSRPTAGKTGTADKAKDIWFVGFTPDMVTCVWGGGNNKKIVARNVTGGTVMARVFRAFNQQYYSAVDTPKGELLTSRYYDLDSPHEPVKPISHSNDVPLSEIDPTAVYQSQPVNTTRPKAPSGAVVRSQKGITEYNWSSNQN, from the coding sequence TTGATCAAAGGAATTTTGCAGCTTTTGATCGTCTTTGGCACGCTTGGCGGCACAGTAGTGGCTCTACTGGTGGTGCAAGAAGTGATGCGCCTGCCGGATATGTCTTATTTAAAAAACTACAAACCAGTAGACAGCATCACTATCTACGATAAAAATGACAAGCCAATCGAGACTATCGAGCAGGGCATGCCCCGCACTGTCATCGCCTACAAAGATATCCCTAAAGTGATGGTAGAAGCTCTCTTAGCGGCCGAAGACAAGCACTACTTTGAACATCACGGTGTCAGCCCTCTGGGCATAATGCGCGCCACTTTTGTCAATATCAAATCGCTGCATATGAGAGAAGGCGGCTCAACAATAACGCAGCAGCTCGCTAAAAATCTCTTTTTTATGGATGTTAAACGCACAGCCGTAATCAAGCTAGCTGAGACGGTCGCAGCCTACAAAATAGAAGAGCGCTTTAGCAAAGAAGAAATAATGTCGCTTTATCTCACCGAAATTTATTTTGGCAGCGGAGCGCGCGGTATAGAACAAGCCTCACGTGTTTATTTTGGCAAAACGACCAATCAGCTTGATTTGCAAGAAGCAGCGTTTTTAGCAGGCATTATCCGCTCCCCCTCCTATCTGGGATCGCCAAAACATCGCACGGAAGCCATAGAAAGACAAAGGCAAGTACTGAGAGCGATGCAAGAGTGCAATTTTATTACGCTCGAAGAAGAGATGAAGGCTGAAGCCACTCCAACAGTTTTTAGACACGTTGAAATAGCGCATAAATCAAAGCCTTTTCTCAAATTTCCTTATTTTACAAGCTATGTACTGGAGCTTGTGCGCACAGGTTTTGACGAACACGCTATTGGCATTAATGGGCTCAAAATCTTTACCACTCTCGACCCTGTCGCTCAAAACATCGCCGAGAGGCTCCTGGCTAATGAAATCAGGAGAGCCCCCCAGGGCATAGATGAAGAGGCTCTGGTCGCTCTGTCTGTCAAAGACAATGCCATAAGAGCTCTGGTGGGCGGTGCTCACGACTACTGGGACAATCAATGGAACTGTGCCACAAGCCCGCATACAGCAGGGTCAAGTATCAAGCCCTTTGTTTATCTAACGGCCTTTATGTCAGGTATTTTGACACCAGAAGGCACCGTGCTAGATGCCCCCATCGAAAAAGAAGATAAGAACGGTGAGAAGTGGACACCTAAAAACTACGATGGCAAATATTTAGGTAATATCACAGTCAGAGACGCTCTGACCCAGTCTCGCAATATGTGCACCATCAGAGTAACCGAGCAAGTCGGCATTAATTCAATCATCAGCACAATGTCAGCTGCTGGCATCAAGACCCACATGGCACCGACCCTGGCACTTGCCCTTGGCAGCTCAGCAGTGACCCCCCTTGAGCTGGCAGGAGCTTACGGCACTATTGCCAGAGGTGGGCTAGCGACAACACCCTGGACCATTCGCCGCATCGAAGACAGCCGGGGCAAAATTATCAGTTACTACCAGCCTCCCATTTGCAGAGTTTTTCCACAGGAGCAAGTGACCTGGCTAATCGATATCCTCCAGGACGTGGTCGCCCGCGGTACTGGTACCCAGGCGCGTCTGAGCCGACCAACGGCGGGCAAAACTGGTACTGCAGACAAAGCTAAAGACATATGGTTTGTTGGTTTTACACCAGATATGGTGACCTGTGTCTGGGGTGGGGGCAATAACAAAAAAATAGTGGCACGCAATGTCACCGGTGGCACAGTTATGGCAAGAGTCTTTAGAGCCTTTAACCAGCAGTACTACAGTGCTGTTGATACACCAAAAGGAGAGTTATTGACCTCTCGCTATTATGATCTCGACAGCCCACATGAGCCTGTCAAACCAATCAGCCACAGTAACGATGTGCCGTTAAGCGAGATCGATCCTACTGCCGTCTATCAAAGCCAACCGGTCAACACCACTCGTCCAAAAGCACCGTCGGGAGCTGTGGTGCGCTCACAAAAGGGCATTACCGAGTACAACTGGTCCTCAAACCAAAACTAG
- a CDS encoding FAD-dependent monooxygenase produces the protein MSTVNTAIIIGGGIAGLSLARVLRRQGISVNVFEQAPALKDGGVGLTLWSNGLNALRLIDETIVPDILSSGKTVESFRFLNSAGELLGAVNLDHLNRLAGEPSLMILRSKLMAALSDGVQVHYNKRFVQYKYVDNAPGVAAYFEDGTCYEADILIGADGFNSPVLAQLGQHPQPVYAGYTCYRGSTTVAADTMPQGALWQLNGVGSQFGLMHVSDKQVAWYATANMPSHVIEAADERKHYLLSRFAEWSKPIGAVLAATDSKAILKNDIYHRDVIYDWHQGPVLVIGDAAHATTPNLGQGACMALEDSAILARCLTVGGSVEQIFKRFVERRSRRTAFVVRTSKRSGTLMQSENSLILKNRDRLLKMMLKGGKIPALEKIIAYR, from the coding sequence ATGTCGACTGTAAATACTGCAATCATTATTGGTGGTGGCATTGCTGGACTCTCGCTAGCCAGAGTGCTGCGCCGCCAGGGCATTAGTGTCAATGTCTTTGAACAGGCACCGGCACTTAAAGATGGCGGTGTTGGTCTGACTTTGTGGTCAAACGGTCTTAATGCTCTGCGTCTCATTGATGAAACCATTGTGCCAGACATTTTGAGCAGTGGCAAAACAGTAGAGAGTTTTCGCTTTTTAAATAGTGCCGGTGAGCTTTTAGGCGCTGTCAATCTAGACCATCTTAATAGACTGGCGGGCGAGCCGTCACTAATGATCTTGCGCAGCAAGCTTATGGCAGCGTTAAGTGATGGAGTGCAGGTGCACTATAACAAACGCTTTGTGCAATATAAATATGTTGATAATGCCCCGGGTGTTGCTGCGTATTTTGAGGATGGCACTTGCTATGAGGCTGATATTTTAATTGGTGCAGATGGCTTTAACTCGCCGGTACTGGCTCAGCTCGGTCAACATCCGCAACCAGTTTATGCCGGGTATACCTGTTACCGCGGTAGCACCACTGTGGCGGCCGATACAATGCCACAAGGGGCGCTCTGGCAGTTAAATGGAGTAGGCTCGCAGTTTGGTTTGATGCACGTGAGCGATAAGCAAGTGGCCTGGTATGCAACTGCCAATATGCCAAGTCACGTTATCGAGGCTGCCGATGAGCGCAAGCATTATCTGCTCAGTCGTTTTGCTGAATGGTCAAAGCCCATTGGTGCGGTACTGGCTGCCACCGATAGCAAAGCTATTTTGAAAAATGATATCTATCACCGCGATGTAATTTACGACTGGCATCAGGGTCCAGTGTTAGTGATTGGTGATGCTGCTCATGCCACCACTCCCAATCTCGGTCAGGGCGCTTGTATGGCTCTTGAGGACAGTGCCATACTGGCTCGCTGTTTAACAGTTGGTGGCAGTGTTGAGCAGATATTTAAGCGCTTTGTGGAGCGCCGCTCCAGACGCACAGCATTTGTAGTGCGCACATCAAAACGTTCGGGGACATTGATGCAAAGCGAGAACAGCCTCATCCTCAAAAACCGCGACAGACTCTTAAAGATGATGCTCAAGGGGGGCAAAATACCTGCCCTCGAAAAAATTATCGCTTACCGTTAG